The stretch of DNA CCTGTTGAGTTTCGGCGTCCCAGGCACAGAACTGGCCCGTCCTGACGGTGCCCAGATCCAGGTAGACCACGCCATTGGCGAGGTCAACGACCGGGGCTTTCTGGGGGGCATGGCCGTGCACGGAATAGCGGAGGGCTGGAAAAAAGGCCGTGGGCAGCGGGTGGAGGCCAAGCGCCGGTGTGTCCAGTAGATACCCACGGTCAAGCAGCTCGTCGGCGCTGCGGCCCAAGCTGGGGCGCGCGGCGTGGGCGCAGAGCATGTCCTCTTCCACGTAATAGGGCCGGGCCAGCTGGGCGAAGCGCTCAATGTCAGCCACCAGCTCCGGCAGCCCCTCTCCGTGGGCTTCGTACTGCTGCAGAAGCGCGGCCTCTTCGCGCTCAAACCACGCGTCGCGGGCGGCCCCTGATAGCGCGGCGCCTTCCTTCCAGACCCAGTCTTCGTGGTTGCCCCAGAGCAGGACCGCCCGGCCAGCCGTGGCCCAGGCCAGCGCCCGTTTGAGGCACGCACGGGAATCCGGGCCCCGGTGAATCAGGTCACCCAGCAGAATGAAATGCCGGCCAGGAAAGAGGGCCTCGGCCCAGTCCAGGAACTGGGGACAACCATGCACGTCGGGGAGGACGACAGAGCGCTGCGGTGTTCGGGTCATGTCGCCTCCTGGCGCCCGAGGCCAGAGTGAGTCTCAGCGCTCCTCATAGTCCAGTGGAGTCTCGCAGGGGTAACCGCCCCAGGTCAGCGGGGTATACGTATACGCCACCGCCCGCTGCAGGGTGCTGTCTGCCACCTGACTCAGCGTGAAGTGGATGGTGGGCGTGAAGGGTTGTCCTGGCAGTGGAGACTGGGCCTTTGCCCAGCTCACGCGGCACTGCTTGAAAGTCAGTACGCGGTCACTCTTCACGCCCAGCCGCGTGCAGGTCACAGGTTTGCCGTCATGACCCGCTGCCTCTGTGGCAGTGGCCATGCGGGAGAGCAGCGTTTCATACGCGGTCTCCCAGTCGCTCTGAACCACCTGCGCGCCCCCGGCTCCCGCCCGAATCCGCACCCGCTGGCCCCGGTACTTGTCCAGCACCACGGTCCAGACCTCACCGTTGCGGCGGGCCACCGTGTTGGCTTGCTGGGCAAAGAGCTTCGCGACCTCCTGCGGCCCGGCGCGGTAGGTGCGGCTACAGAGCGTTTCTACCACGACCGGGCAGGCCGCACCCATACGGAGGCCGTTCAGCGCGCGCTCAGCGCTCATCATGGCGGGGCTCCGGTAGGGGGGCGAACAGGCCAGCGCCACACTCTGGGTCAGCAGCAGCAGGGCAAGCAGATGACGCATAGGTTTCCTCCTAGCGGAAATCCGCTTTGCGGAACGGCGCGCCGCCGTGGCAGCTGCCGCCATCTGGGGCATACCACGAATAGCGGCCTGGGGGCAGGCTGGCGTCGGCCTGGAGCACCGTGAAATCGAAGGTGCGCGGCCAGCCGTCTGCGGCCGGGGTCCAGCGGCAGTCACGCACCTCTAGGCCCGGACCGCCCAGCCCCGCCAGCCCGCAGGTCCACCACAGGGCCGACCAGCGCGAAGCGCGGTTCAGGCGTTCGGTCACGCGCTCGTAAGCGGTTTGCCGGTCAGTGGTGATCGCCACGCTGCCGCCCGGCACCGCACGAATCTGCGTGTCCTGGCCGTAGCGCACCGATTCGGTGAGGTGCCACACGCTGCCCTGCTGGCGCAGACTGTCCGCCGGGAGCGGCGCCCCCGCAAACAACGTGCTGGCTTCGCGGGCCACCGTCAGGCGCAGTTCGGCCACCTGGGCCGGGGCCAGCCGGTAGGCGGTGCAGGCCGCGCCAAGCTGCCCCGCACACGCGGCGCTGTCCACCCGTGCGGCGTCCAGCGCGGCCTGCGCCTGGGTCAGGGCGGCGCTGGGGGGCACCGGACTGCAGGCCCCGGCCCCACTGTGCAGGGCCGCCAGCAGCAGAGCCGCGCGCCGCACCGTTATTCCCGGCCCACCAGCAGGTGGTACAGCACACTCATGCGGATGGCCTGCCCGTTTTCCACCTGTTTCAGGATGCGGCTCCTCTTTCCGTCGGCGGCCTCCCCGCTGATTTCCAGGTCGCGGTTCATGGGGCCAGGGTGCAGGACAATTGCGCCGCTTTCGGCTTCGGCCATCAGGCGTTCGTTCACTTGATAGGTGTCGGCGTACTCCTGCAGGCTGCCCAGGAAACCGCCCTGCATCCGCTCGCGCTGCAGCCGCAGGGCCATCACCGCGTGGGCGCCGCGCACGGCCTCGCGTGGGTCGGTGGTCAGGGTCACGCCGGGCAGGGCCGCCAGCCCTGCGGGCAGCAGGGTGGCCGGGCCGCACAGGACCACCTTGGCGCCCAGCTTGGGCAGCAGTTCAGCGTTGCTGCGGGCCACGCGGCTGTGGCGCACGTCACCCAGAATCGCCACCGTTTTGCCTTCCAGGCTGCCGTATTCCTGGCGAATGGTGTAGGCGTCCAGCAGAGCCTGGGTGGGGTGCGCGCGGCGGCCGTCGCCCGCGTTGATCACCGGCTTGCCGCTGTACTTGGCCACCAGATGCGCCGCCCCCGAGGCGTGGTGCCGCACGATATAGGCGTCCACCTTGTACGAGGTCAGCACTTCCAGGGTGTCACGCAGGCTCTCGCCCTTGTTCACGCTGCTGGCCCCCGCTGCAAAGGTCAGCACGTCGGCGCTCATGCGCCGGGCGGCCAGTTCAAAGGAGGTGCGGGTGCGGGTGGAGTTCTCGAAAAACGCGTTGCAGACGGTCAGGCCCTGCAGCGCGGGCACCTTTTTCACCGGACGGTCCAGCACCTGCAGCATGGTGTCGGCGTTGTCCAGAATGGCGGTTAGGCGTTCGGGGCTCCAGTCCTGAAAGTCCAGCAGGTTGCGCGGGCGCGGGCCCATGCTCACGGGGGCGTTCATCGCAGCGCCTCCATGTCCCACAGTTCCACGCTGTCCACGCCGTCGGTTTCCTGGACCTTCACCTTCACGACCTCGTGCGCGGCGGTCGGCAGGTTCTTGCCCACGTAGTCGGCGCGGATGGGCAGTTCGCGGTGGCCCCGGTCCACCAGCACCGCCAGCTGAATGCCGGCCGGTCGCCCCAGGTCAATCAATGCGTCCAGAGCGGCTCGCACGGTGCGGCCGGTGTACAGCACGTCGTCCACCAGCACCACGCGGCGGTCACGCAGGTCAAAGGGCACCTGCGTCTCGCGGATGATCGGCTGCTGCGCCACCTCCGACAGATCGTCGCGGTACAGGGTGATGTCCAGCATCCCGGTGGGCACGTCCACGCCTTCCAGTTCGCTGAGTTTCTGCGCGAGGCGGGCGGCCAGTGGAATGCCGCGCGTGTGCACGCCGATCAAGGCCAATGCTTGCGCGCCCTTGTTGCGCTCAATGATCTCGTGGGCAATGCGCGTCAGGGCGCGCCGGACCTCGTCGGCGGTCAGAATCGTGGCCTTGGGGGTCATGCGCCCTTCCCGGCAAGCATGAAAAAAACGCCGCTCAGCGCAGGCTGACGGCTCTGGGTGTGGTGGTGCATGGGGGCTCCTTCTCCTGCCTCACGGGGCGGGTGCAGCCTCACGGGACTGCTGGGAAAGGACGAAAGTGGAGGTTGTAAGGGGGCGCGCCGGGGCAAGGCCCGCACAGCCTGGGGAAGTGTACACCGCCCCGGGGGGCCTGTCATGCCGCTACCCCCAGCCCGTCCTGCATCACCCTTCTTAAGGCGCACTAAACTTGACAACAAAGCACTCAGGTTTTACTATATGGGCAGTTAAGCGCGAGGGCCATCCGGGCTGTGCCGGCCGCGCGCTTTCATCCCCAAGGAGGTACGTGCATGATGCGATTTGATCCTTTCCGCGAGATTGAAGAACTGACCCAGCGCATGGACCGCGCCTTCGGCCAAGTGAACTCGGCCCCCACCCGCTTTGCCCCCCCGGTGGACGTGCATGAAGACGAGCAGGGTCTGGAACTGGTGCTGGACCTGCCCGGCATCCGGCCTGACGCCCTGCAGATCGAAGCCGAGAACCAGACCCTGACCGTGCAGGCCACCCGCGCCTATGACCGCAAAGAAGGCCGCACCGCCCACCGTGTGGAGCGCGCCTACGGCACCCTGGCCCGCACCTTCAGCGTGCCCGCCAAGTACGACCTCACCAAGGTCGAGGCCGATTTCGAGCACGGCACCCTGACCATCCGCGTGCCGCGCAGCGAAGCCGCCCAGAAGCGCACCGTGCAGGTCCGCACCGGCAAGGTGCTGGAGCAGGAGAGCAGCGCGAACGCGTAAGGCAACAAAGGAGCGAGCCCAGGGCTCGCTTTTTTGTTGCGGAAGGAGGGAGTGGTGAGTGGGAAGTGGAGAGGGATGCTTTTCCCCACTTCCCACTTTCCATTTACTCTCCCTCGCGCACCGCTTCCAGCAACTCCTGGGTCACCTTCAGCGCTGCCGGGCCCAGGGGGGCGCGCGTGACCCCCAGCAGGGTGCCCAGCTTCTCGCGGCGGGCGGGGGTGAGGTTGAGCCAGCGGCGCAGGTCGTCTCGGTGGGTGCGGGCGGTTTCGTCGCGCAGGTAGCGCACGGCGCCGTCGTAGTAGCCCGCCTGAAAGGCCGCGCGGGCCCGGCGTTCCTGGTCCAGCAGGCCCAGGCCGCGCGTGGCGAGCAGCACCCGGCGCGCTTCGTCCTCGCCGCCAAAGCAGTACAGCGATTCCAGGCGGTACACCGCCTTGGGAAAGCGCAGCCCCGCCGAGGCCCGCCACGCGTGGGGCAGGCGAATCTCGAATTCCGGCCACAGGTGCAGGTGGGTCAGCAGCGCCGGGTACAGCAGATTCAGCGCCAGTTGCCGGGCGTCGGCCAGGGCCAGCAGCTGTTCCTGCACGCCGTGGCCGGGGCCGGTGTGGGCGGCGCGCGCCTCGTCCAGGGCCGCCCCGGCTGCCCCCAGCAGGTCGGCGCGGTGGGCGGCGCGCTGCGCGTCACTGAGGTTCCACAGGGTGCGCTGAATGCGGCTGTAGTGTCCGGTGGGGTCGTACAGCACGCGGCTGGTGGCCAGCAGGGCCAGCGGGGCTTCCTGCCGGGCCAGGTCCCAGTCGCGCCACGCCTCAAGCTTTTCGTAGGGAAAGCGTTCGGTGAGCACCCCGGCGCGGTGATCGGTCTGCGGCGCGTCCAGGCCGCGCTCAAAGGTGACGAAGGTGGGCACGCTGCCGGCCCAGGCGAACTCGGTGCCGTAGCTGCCCGCCTGGGCCACGGCGCGCACCTTGCGGTCGGCCATCAGCCGCTCCCCGATGCGTTCCGGGCTCTGCCGTTCTGAACTGCGCGCTTCTCCGGTCACCTGATCCCCTTTGCTGCTTGGCTTCTGCCTGGCCCTGCTCTGAGTGGGGGGCCGCGCCCTGGCCGCCGCGCCTAGGACATGCGGCGGGCCACCACGCTGAGGGCGCCCTGCACGCGCTCGCCCACGCGCACCGCAGGCTCATGGTTCGCCGGGAGGTGCAGCAGCGCCACGCCGCCTTCCTCCAGAAACGCGGCCTTATGTCCGGCGCGCACCTCGTCACCCTCGCGCGTGAACGAGGTGCCGCGCAGCCCCGCGCCCGGCGCCACCAGGGTCAGGGTGACTGGGCCCGCCTCTGCGTGCGTGACCGCCACCAGCCGCTCGTTTTCCAGTGGCCCGCGCCGGGTCAGCAGGTCGGCCGGACGGCCACTCAGCAGGCCCAGCGCCTCGGCGGCACCGATAAGCGGCACGTTGGTGCGTGAGCCGACATGCTGCGCAAACGTGACCCGGCCACTGCAGGGCTGGTACACGTAATGCACGTCCAGCGGCCCCACGAACACCGCGATGAGCCAGCCGTCACGCGCCTCTGGGGTGCCCAGCAGGCCGGCGGCGTCCACGGGCGGCTCACCCGTAATCTGGCCGCCCTCCACGCGGCGCACCGCGCAGACCACGCCGTCGGCCGGGCTCAGCACCTCGCCGGGGGCTGTGGGCGGCAGGCGCACTGGATCACGAAAACGGAACACGCTGCGGAGGTACCACGCCCCCGCAGCGGCGGCCAGCAGGGGCAGGGCAGAACGCGCGCGCATGGCGCTCAGTGTAGCCGGGGCCGTCCCCGGCGCGTGTTTATGGAGACTGGAGAATCTGCACGCTCTGCAGCAGGTCCGCCCCGGCCCCGGCAATGGGCCCCGCGTTGTTGTAGGTGCGCGTCAGCCGGTCGAGCACGTCCTGCCCCGACAGTACGCGCCCAAACACCGTGTAGCCGCCACTCAGGAAGTCGGCGGGGGCCACCGTGATGAAAAACTGGCTGCCCTGCGAATTCAGGCTCTGGGCGCGCGCCATGCCCAGCACCCCGGCGCGGTCAAAACGCAGGCCGTTGTTGACCTCCGCCGCGAACTGGTAGCCGGGCCCGCCGGTGCCCCACTGCGCCTTCTTGCCCTCATCGGCGCTGAGGGGATCACCGCCCTGGGCCATGAAGCCGTCTATGACGCGGTGAAAGCGGGTGCCGTCGTAAAAGCGGTTCAGGGCCAGGAACACGAAGTTGTTCACCGCCACAGGCGACGCTTTGGGCAGCAACTCCACCGTCACGTCGCCCCGGCTGGTTTTCAGAATGGCGCGGTACTGCTTCGCCGGGTCAATCACCTGCGTGGGCGGCGCGCTGAAGGTGCGCACCGGCGTGGCCGACAGGGACGACACCACCGTGAAGCTCTGCACTGGGGCCGGGGCCGGCGTGGGCGCCGTGCCCACCGGGGCCGGCCTGACCTGCTGCGACTGGGTGGTGGCCGGCGCACAAGCCGCCAGCAGTCCACTGAGGGCCAGGGTGAGGGACAAGGCAGAAGGACGCATGGGCCCAGTGTTCCACGGGGAAGATGAGAGCGGGGAGAGGAGGGTGTAGGGAGTGGGGGGTGGTGAGTGGGAAAAGATTGGGGGGCAGGGGGCGGGGTGCGGGATGCGGGAAGAGAAGGGTGTGGGGCGTGGGTTGTGGGGTGTGGGAACAGATGGGGGTGGGCGGGTGTGATGGTCTGGACGCCCTCTCACCCCCAGCCCCTCTCTGCGGCGCAGCTCTGCGAGTCCCACGAGGGGAGAGGGGAGCAGAGCCCTTCAATCTGTTCAAAAGTAGAACCTTCTGGGCCGCACCAAGGCGGCCTGCCCTCCTACCGCCCGGGTCCAGACGAAGCCGTCGTGCGCGTAGCGCGCGGGCGTCCGACGATGGGCGGAGGCGGACCACAGCGTACGACGCGGGGCGAAGGCAAGCCGCCGCACACCGTCAGTCAACGTTTGCCGAGCGCAGCGACTGCTCCCCCTGCCCCTCTGGGGTAGGGGGCTGGGGGGTGGGGCAAATATGAGCAATGAGCCACCCCGGGCTGCCGCCCCACAGCAGGCCACAGGGAAGCGGCAAACCCAGCCCACCTCCGCCCACCCCCTCATTCCAACGGCAAACTCGTCGTGTCCTTCTCCTGCTTCACCACAATCGTACTCGCCGTATTCCTCACCCCCGGAATCGCCGCCAGCGTGTTCACCAGAAAATGCTGGTAGGCGTCCAGATCCGGCACGCAGACCTTGAGCAGGTAATCAATGTCCCCCAGGCACAGGAAGCATTCCAGCACCTCGGGCCGCTCCTGCATTCGCTTGGCAAAGCCTTCAAAGCCCGCCTTGGTCTGCTTGTCCAGCGTGACGCGCACAATGACCATCAG from Deinococcus multiflagellatus encodes:
- a CDS encoding metallophosphoesterase — its product is MTRTPQRSVVLPDVHGCPQFLDWAEALFPGRHFILLGDLIHRGPDSRACLKRALAWATAGRAVLLWGNHEDWVWKEGAALSGAARDAWFEREEAALLQQYEAHGEGLPELVADIERFAQLARPYYVEEDMLCAHAARPSLGRSADELLDRGYLLDTPALGLHPLPTAFFPALRYSVHGHAPQKAPVVDLANGVVYLDLGTVRTGQFCAWDAETQQVYLYPDSSPLASQETP
- a CDS encoding aspartate carbamoyltransferase catalytic subunit; amino-acid sequence: MNAPVSMGPRPRNLLDFQDWSPERLTAILDNADTMLQVLDRPVKKVPALQGLTVCNAFFENSTRTRTSFELAARRMSADVLTFAAGASSVNKGESLRDTLEVLTSYKVDAYIVRHHASGAAHLVAKYSGKPVINAGDGRRAHPTQALLDAYTIRQEYGSLEGKTVAILGDVRHSRVARSNAELLPKLGAKVVLCGPATLLPAGLAALPGVTLTTDPREAVRGAHAVMALRLQRERMQGGFLGSLQEYADTYQVNERLMAEAESGAIVLHPGPMNRDLEISGEAADGKRSRILKQVENGQAIRMSVLYHLLVGRE
- the pyrR gene encoding bifunctional pyr operon transcriptional regulator/uracil phosphoribosyltransferase PyrR; translation: MTPKATILTADEVRRALTRIAHEIIERNKGAQALALIGVHTRGIPLAARLAQKLSELEGVDVPTGMLDITLYRDDLSEVAQQPIIRETQVPFDLRDRRVVLVDDVLYTGRTVRAALDALIDLGRPAGIQLAVLVDRGHRELPIRADYVGKNLPTAAHEVVKVKVQETDGVDSVELWDMEALR
- a CDS encoding Hsp20/alpha crystallin family protein, encoding MMRFDPFREIEELTQRMDRAFGQVNSAPTRFAPPVDVHEDEQGLELVLDLPGIRPDALQIEAENQTLTVQATRAYDRKEGRTAHRVERAYGTLARTFSVPAKYDLTKVEADFEHGTLTIRVPRSEAAQKRTVQVRTGKVLEQESSANA
- a CDS encoding phosphatidylserine decarboxylase — translated: MRARSALPLLAAAAGAWYLRSVFRFRDPVRLPPTAPGEVLSPADGVVCAVRRVEGGQITGEPPVDAAGLLGTPEARDGWLIAVFVGPLDVHYVYQPCSGRVTFAQHVGSRTNVPLIGAAEALGLLSGRPADLLTRRGPLENERLVAVTHAEAGPVTLTLVAPGAGLRGTSFTREGDEVRAGHKAAFLEEGGVALLHLPANHEPAVRVGERVQGALSVVARRMS
- a CDS encoding peptidylprolyl isomerase, which encodes MRPSALSLTLALSGLLAACAPATTQSQQVRPAPVGTAPTPAPAPVQSFTVVSSLSATPVRTFSAPPTQVIDPAKQYRAILKTSRGDVTVELLPKASPVAVNNFVFLALNRFYDGTRFHRVIDGFMAQGGDPLSADEGKKAQWGTGGPGYQFAAEVNNGLRFDRAGVLGMARAQSLNSQGSQFFITVAPADFLSGGYTVFGRVLSGQDVLDRLTRTYNNAGPIAGAGADLLQSVQILQSP
- a CDS encoding Lrp/AsnC family transcriptional regulator, translating into MSQSTLDAIDRQILSILQRDARIPNTELADEIGLTPAPTLRRVRRLEEEGVIQRYVALLDPKLVGRELMVIVRVTLDKQTKAGFEGFAKRMQERPEVLECFLCLGDIDYLLKVCVPDLDAYQHFLVNTLAAIPGVRNTASTIVVKQEKDTTSLPLE